A portion of the Chelonia mydas isolate rCheMyd1 chromosome 23, rCheMyd1.pri.v2, whole genome shotgun sequence genome contains these proteins:
- the LOC102931110 gene encoding leucine-rich repeat and fibronectin type III domain-containing protein 1 — MEKLLLPLLMLGTMAKGQHCPGRCICQNISPTLTMLCAKTGLLFVPPSIDRRTVELRLTDNFITIIRRKDFSNMTNLVHLTLSRNTISQVMPYAFSDLRALRALHMNSNRLASLRNEHFKGLGNLRHLILGNNQISNIQPASFDEFLATVEDLDLSYNNLETLPWEAIGQMVSLNTLTLDHNLIDHIAEGTFSQLHKLVRLDMTSNRLQKLPPDNLFLRAQVLANVRGSHPSTLTISFGGNPLHCNCELLWLRRLTREDDLETCASPEHLMDKYFWSIPEEEFICEQPLITRQYSSKAFIMEGQGVSLKCKAVGDPDPSIHWIAPDGKMIHNTTRATVYDNGTLEVHITTLKDNGVFTCIASNAAGEATAPVEVCIVPLPLLVNNTGHMKEPDPGSSDITTSAKSGANDTKNHLEKKIVAAELTSTSVVIHWPSERHIPGIRMYQIQYNSSLDDSLVYRMIPPSSRAFLVNDLAAGRAYDLCVLAVYDDGVTALTATRVVGCVQFTTEGETAQCHALHTQFLGGTMIIIIGGIIVASVLVFIIILMIRYKVHGGHEGPKKAKVSNVYSQTNGGQPPASKPAEDKYETFQEARPKEAGPMEAEPKKDTPVTPEPDKRDPKPGADLQTVALLSSEEGQPESSVTSSLGLLRDSGPGGQHRATLGSVGLFPRELSRTHHHRHSFDGDYSLFQSHSYPRRARTKRHMSTSQLNAEGCPLSQRRVTFSSTEWMLESTV; from the exons ATGGAAAAACTCCTCCTGCCCCTTTTGATGCTCGGCACCATGGCGAAGGGTCAGCACTGCCCCGGCCGCTGCATCTGCCAGAACATCTCGCCCACCCTGACCATGCTGTGCGCCAAGACGGGGCTGCTCTTCGTGCCGCCATCCATCGACCGGCGCACGGTGGAGCTGCGGCTGACGGACAATTTCATCACCATCATCCGGCGCAAGGATTTCTCCAACATGACCAACCTGGTGCACCTGACCCTCTCCCGGAACACCATCAGCCAGGTGATGCCCTACGCCTTCTCTGACCTGCGGGCCTTGCGCGCCTTGCATATGAACAGCAACCGGCTGGCCTCCCTCCGCAACGAGCACTTCAAAGGCCTGGGCAACCTCCGGCACCTCATCCTGGGCAACAACCAGATCAGCAACATCCAGCCGGCCTCCTTCGACGAGTTCCTGGCCACCGTGGAAGACCTGGATTTGTCCTATAACAACCTGGAGACGCTGCCGTGGGAGGCCATCGGGCAGATGGTCAGTCTGAACACCCTGACCCTGGATCACAACCTCATCGACCATATCGCCGAGGGCACCTTCTCCCAGCTCCACAAGCTGGTGCGTTTGGACATGACCTCCAACAGGCTGCAGAAGCTGCCCCCGGACAACCTCTTCCTCCGGGCTCAGGTGCTGGCGAACGTCCGGGGCTCCCACCCGTCCACCTTGACCATCAGCTTCGGAGGCAACCCCTTGCATTGCAACTGCGAGCTGCTCTGGCTCCGGCGCCTGACGCGGGAGGACGACCTGGAGACCTGCGCCTCTCCCGAGCACCTGATGGATAAGTACTTCTGGTCCATCCCCGAGGAGGAGTTCATCTGCGAGCAGCCCCTCATCACGCGCCAGTACTCCTCCAAGGCCTTCATCATGGAGGGCCAGGGAGTCAGCCTCAAGTGCAAGGCGGTGGGAGACCCCGACCCCTCCATCCACTGGATCGCGCCCGACGGCAAGATGATCCACAACACCACCCGCGCCACGGTCTACGACAACGGCACACTGGAGGTGCACATCACCACGCTCAAGGACAACGGGGTCTTCACCTGCATCGCCTCCAATGCCGCCGGAGAAGCCACCGCCCCCGTGGAGGTCTGCATCGTGCCGCTGCCGTTGCTGGTCAACAACACGGGCCACATGAAGGAGCCCGACCCCGGCTCGTCCGACATCACCACCTCCGCCAAGTCGGGTGCCAACGACACCAAGAACCACCTGGAGAAGAAGATTGTGGCGGCTGAGCTCACCTCCACCTCGGTGGTGATCCACTGGCCCTCGGAGCGGCACATTCCCGGCATCCGCATGTACCAGATTCAGTATAACAGCTCCCTGGATGACTCGCTGGTGTACAG GATGATCCCCCCGTCCAGCCGGGCCTTCCTGGTGAACGACCTGGCGGCGGGGCGGGCCTACGACCTGTGTGTGCTGGCCGTCTACGACGACGGGGTGACGGCGCTGACGGCCACCAGGGTGGTGGGCTGCGTCCAGTTCACCACGGAGGGCGAGACGGCCCAGTGCCACGCCCTGCACACCCAGTTCCTGGGCGGCACCATGATCATCATCATCGGCGGGATCATCGTCGCCTCCGTCCTGGTCTTCATCATCATCCTCATGATCCGCTACAAGGTCCACGGCGGGCACGAGGGGCCCAAGAAAGCCAAGGTCAGCAACGTCTACTCCCAGACCAACGGCGGGCAGCCCCCGGCCTCCAAGCCCGCCGAGGACAAATACGAGACCTTCCAGGAGGCGAGGCCTAAGgaggcggggcctatggaggcgGAGCCCAAGAAGGACACGCCCGTCACCCCCGAACCGGACAAGAGAGACCCCAAGCCAGGTGCAGACCTCCAGACTGTGGCCCTGCTGTCCTCGGAGGAGGGCCAGCCCGAAAGCAGCGTGACCAGCTCCTTGGGTCTCCTCCGGGACAGTGGGCCGGGCGGCCAACACCGGGCCACGCTGGGCAGCGTGGGCCTCTTTCCCCGGGAGCTGTCGAGGACTCACCACCACCGTCACTCCTTCGACGGGGACTATTCTCTGTTTCAGAGCCACAGCTACCCGCGCCGGGCACGGACAAAACGGCACATGTCCACGTCCCAGCTGAACGCGGAGGGCTGCCCGCTGAGCCAACGCCGGGTCACCTTCAGCAGCACCGAGTGGATGCTGGAGAGCACCGTCTGA